Proteins from a genomic interval of Lolium perenne isolate Kyuss_39 chromosome 1, Kyuss_2.0, whole genome shotgun sequence:
- the LOC127346937 gene encoding uncharacterized protein, translating to MASRRREPAIGRVFGDDGKEDDLVGDDDSGDDGEEVMEVRRRVSRFAVDGDSGAGGASEVARRRVSRFAVEEVGGVVPDRRRGTVEGVRALPPPHAWLAVEETKHSKGGGFGSENEEQWARLLQRGGSAQAEAAEAQRQHQPRRSSFSVVRRERGAREAWLDRAWEMKRNWHERNGGAPDADTPVVVVVGTKQQQQHGGSGTSSPSCSSPHRHGHAAAGVAMDMEEVRACRDLGLDLPSDCAVEIQCYGISAGSSPTHSNAGSSSPSTPGSCSISSPSAGEDPVDVKARLKVWAQAVALASTTQLGS from the exons ATGGCGTCCAGGAGGAGGGAGCCGGCGATTGGCCGCGTTTTTGGCGACGATGGGAAGGAGGATGACCTTGTCGGCGACGACGATAGCGGCGACGACGGGGAGGAGGTGATGGAGGTGAGGAGGCGCGTGTCCCGCTTCGCCGTCGACGGGGACAGCGGTGCCGGCGGGGCgagcgaggtggccaggaggcggGTGTCCCGCTTCGCCGTTGAGGAAGTGGGTGGCGTGGTGCCGGACCGGCGACGCGGCACCGTCGAGGGTGTCCGGGCTCTGCCGCCGCCGCACGCGTGGCTGGCGGTGGAGGAGACGAAGCATTCGAAGGGCGGCGGGTTCGGGAGCGAGAACGAGGAGCAGTGGGCGCGGCTACTGCAGCGCGGCGGGTCGGCGCAGgccgaggcggcggaggcgcagcGGCAGCACCAGCCGCGGCGGAGCAGCTTCAGCGTGGTCCGGCGGGAGCGCGGGGCGCGGGAGGCGTGGCTGGACCGCGCGTGGGAGATGAAGCGGAACTGGCACGAGCGCAACGGCGGCGCCCCCGACGCCGACACCCCCGTCGTGGTCGTCGTGGGTacgaagcagcagcagcagcacggcGGAAGCGGGACCTCCTCGCCGTCCTGCTCGTCCCCACACCGCCACGGCCACGCGGCGGCCGGCGTGGCCATGGACATGGAGGAGGTGCGCGCATGCAGGGACCTCGGCCTCGACCTCCCCTCCGACTGCGCCGTGGAGATACAGTGCTACGGCATCTCGGCCGGCAGCAGCCCCACCCACAGCAACGCCGGCAGCAGCTCCCCTTCCACGCCCGGCAGCTGCTCCATCTCCAGCCCCAGCGCCG GGGAGGATCCGGTGGACGTGAAGGCGAGGCTCAAGGTGTGGGCGCAGGCGGTGGCGCTCGCATCCACAACACAGCTCGGATCTTGA